The Chloroflexaceae bacterium genome contains a region encoding:
- a CDS encoding ATP-binding protein, which produces MGDEPATQSGHDITPSGGNLTRPGGDYVGGEKITTGDVSGRAIAIGRGAQAIYQEILRPLPVNLSSLVRPLIEHYAADVFGGRDAELAALDAFLADPRYPFGLLVAPTGIGKTALLVRWIARVQRQQPQ; this is translated from the coding sequence ATGGGCGACGAACCCGCCACGCAATCCGGCCACGACATCACTCCATCAGGCGGCAACCTCACCCGGCCCGGCGGCGATTACGTCGGCGGCGAAAAGATCACCACTGGCGATGTCAGCGGCAGAGCCATCGCCATCGGTCGTGGCGCCCAGGCCATCTATCAGGAGATCCTGCGCCCCCTGCCGGTCAATCTCAGCTCGCTGGTGCGCCCGCTGATCGAGCACTACGCCGCCGATGTCTTCGGCGGGCGCGACGCGGAACTGGCCGCCCTCGACGCCTTTCTCGCCGACCCGCGCTACCCGTTCGGTCTGCTCGTCGCGCCGACCGGCATCGGCAAGACCGCCCTGCTCGTCCGCTGGATCGCCCGCGTGCAGCGGCAGCAGCCGCAGTAG